The DNA segment tctctctctctctctctctctctctctctctctctactagtcTAAAGTAGAATATAAAGAATCCAAgaacaaatagatgaataaataaataaatcagtaaataaaggaagaaattaagaaaggaaggaaggaacaaacaaaaaaaacaaacaaacaaaaactccACATACAattaatacattattttcttgtatatataaACCTTACATTCTTCAACaattaacaataaataaataaataaataaataaacgaaaaacaataaacatcttcattcattttcgTGAGTGACGGAAcgaagagatgatgatgatgatgatgatgatgatgatgatgatggtggtggtggtgatgatgatgatggtgatgaaggttgaaggtaaacgagagaaaaaggaaggaagcgtgtgtgtgtgtgtgtgtgtgtgtgtgtgtgtgtgtgtgtgtgtgtgtgtgtgtgtgtgtgtgtgtgtgtgtgtgtgtgtgtgtgtgtgtgtgtggtctgtcTGTCAGGGTAAACATTAGGttccagggagggaaggggggggggaggtggggggttaGGTAGGCTGGGTGGAGTTGtttgagggggggaggggggagggtaatGCAAAGATCAAGggttgttatgtgtgtgtgtgtgtgtgtgtgtgtgtgtgtgtgtgtgtgtgtgtgtgtgtgtgtgtgtgtgtgtgtgtgtgtgtgtgtgtgtgtgtgtagatgagaTGACTAAATCTtgctaatcctcctcctcctcctcctcctcctcttgtatatataaattcttcttcttcttcttttctgtttccttcttttcttcctcttgctcctaattcttcctttgcatttcttcttcctcttcctcttttctgcaACCCcctactcttcccttccttctcctcctcctcctcctcctcctcctcctcctcctcctcctcctcctcctcctcctcctccttctcttcttagaAATAATTTTCTCGATACATAAGATCCACACGACACTTTGGTATTTCcacattaatacacacacacacacacacacacacacacacacacacacacacacacacacacacacctgcgcccTTGGCCAGGTGAGAAGGGCGGCGATGTTTGCTCTGCGTTGTAATTATTGATGCTACTGAtgtttttgttactactactactactgctactactactattactattactactgctatttctactCTTCCCAcacccctcttttttttttggccattCTTacatgatgatgacgatgatgatgatgaagatgagaggagaaggaggaatacaaaggaaaaacaaaaaactgatctagagatggtggtggtgaagttgataattgtagagagagagagagagagagagagagagagagagagagagagagagagagagagagagagagagagagagagagggaaaacttccttcttcctcacacAAGGTCGTCCCACTTCCtgtctcacttcttcctcttcttccttccctccatctcttcctcccacacaatctccctctctctctctctctctctctctctctctctctctctctctctctctctctctctctctctctctcactgactcactctccTGCTCAAGCGGCGCCCTATGACCTCGCTGTTGTGGTTCTAGTTATTCATTTTACAATCATTTCaatcaattttctctctctctctctctctctctctctctctctctctctctctctctctctctctctctctctctctctctccttcgctatttctttttcttttcacaactTCCTCTatcattttctcattctttcctgccctcgtttcctgtctctctctctctctctctctctctctctctctctctctctctctctctctctctctctctctctctctctctctctctctctctctctctcaaaccacgAGAAAAACACTGAGTCatgaaaaatatttacattatATGACCAACctaccaaagagagagagagagagagagagagagagagagagagagaagagagagagagagagagagagagagagagagagagagagagagagctgtcagtcagtcagtcagtcagtcctctTCTAGttcattaccagagaaaggtgAGATCTCATGAACACTGCGCTCTTCTTCctgtgtggtggtgacggtggtggtggtggtggtggtagcgtcACCCCGGCCATTAGTGACGCAGCGGTGACGTCACGACCTTGAGGTAACCAGACTCAGGTGAGCGTGGAGTGGACGGGAACTGATGCGTGAGACAAACCGCCACTGAGAGCGAAAGGCGAGGCTAGTGACGCAGTGTCGTGTTGGGATGGCTGGCAGTGTGATGcgagacgtgagagagagaggttgtcgAGGTTGTCAGTCGCTTTGTTTTCGAGGTTTCTCTGTGGAAGTCTTGAGCtaaatggaaggaaattgtgttttttgtgggttttgttGGTTTTAAATGGGTATTCTCTATCAAGATTCGTAAGTTGTTGAGGGGTAAATTACTGTGTTATAATTGGAAACTTGTGTTTAAATGGTAGATATTGATTAAAGTTGCGGTCCTTCCAAGGGTATTAACgcttttgttatatatattttcgtaTGATAAATGGTAAATCTATTGAAATTATGACCTTTCGAATATCACAAAGTTTATTTCGTTCAGCATTTTCTGATCTATATTTAGTTAAACTCATGGGAAAAATTCTTAAGATCGTGAACTTTCTGTGACCATCATTTTTTCAACAATAAAATTTACGtcactttatttttgtttagctAATTGAAGAGTCTGTTGAACTTATGAACTTTCAAGCATtacacaacatttttttctctctcgctctttttttttttaaccatattttttcatattcagtGGGAGGTCTGTTGAAATCTTGAACTTTTGAAGAGCATAAAGTTTTCCTTGAGAGATTTCCTTGCGTAAGTCAAAGAAGTGTCGGTAGAGATGAAAGTtttgtgagatttttttttctgagtggaTGGTAACCGTAAGAgcgactgattggctgactgatgaagagaaaaagggaagacgaagcaacaaaggagaagaaaaaaagaaagaaagaagaaagagagtagaaaggtaggtaggtaggagaaaaagaaagtacaggggaaatgaataaataaatgaaggaaagaaaagaagacacaaaaaaaaagaaacgaaagataaGAATGACACAAgacggaaaaataaagataataagagCGAAAGAACAACAAGTGACAGTGAGAAAGGGGAAATGTGACGATGAGAGGTTGACAAGTGCATGATAAGATATGTGAGGAAATCCTTAAGTCCCCCCACAGTCACACGAGGCAGGAAGCAAAAGAAACTGAGGATGCAATTAAGAAACCCGTGATAGTAggaatgcgtctctctctctctctctctctctctctctctctctctctctctctctctctctctctctctctctctctaagattttttttctttctctttatttttttctgtttatcatgttttatttatttattgttattttctatcgttattattattttttctgtacGTGTGGTTTAGATTAACTGAGTAACTGGTAAactatgaatgaatgagtgaatatagataaattaataaataaatagtatatGATTAACTAAATATGTCACTAATGCCAGTATTAATCATAGGTAATTAACTGAAGTGAAAGTAAATTATGTACAAGCAAATAAAGTAATATATACAAATTAACTACGTAATTGCAATGACGTCACTGTCATAAAACAACTCATCtccaaataaaacaaagaaaataaattagccagaaaaagaaacaaataatgatataaaaatcttaactaaaaaataaataaataaataaattagataaATGAACTGGAACCAAAATGACAAACgagaccaaaataaataaacacgacaGCACGAACATAAATCATATGAacaatttgtttgtttatataattttgGTTCCAGTTCATTTATCTAATTACACGCACCTCACACGCACCATTGAATAAATATTCTAACCAccacgaaaaataataaaagaaaattaaataactgcgtcaataaaaaaaaaatgaaatcacgGTTGAAATTCCCTAAATTATAATACCTTAACCCTTTTCCCCCAaacaacttcctcctccccaaattcttcctcttcccgttttcctcagtcacctccaccctctccttcctcctccttcctcctcctccattgatTCTTCTTCCGTGGCCTTGGTAATCATGGTTTGTGGGGAGGAAGCGGTCACagaggttaacacacacacacacacacacacacacaattatcgTTACCTAAAGCATTATTCATATTTGTAAGACATTGTATCAGTGAATTTCTATTGTTATTTATGTCTATTACATCAATTAACATCAAATTATTTCCACCTGTGCTGTTACATAAGCTTCTAACACGTATGGACTGCatcactgagaaaaaaaaaacttatctttatatttattgcaCTGTAAGGACGTAACTACTGtcaaaatatatacattaatattttcataactGCATTCATTACAGCTTTCTCTCATACTGCCATCTTTATGTATAGTCTTTTTTCGctgttatttattaattttttacaaGTATATTCGTCTGTTTTGCTATGTTAGTGTTATATCTCCATAGTCAAGCATCTACACTGCTTCTACCACTTATTAATCGCATCTAGAACATCTCAACGTCACAATCATAACTGTATCAAAAGCATCACATTTCTCTCATTCACAACTGCACTCGAATAACACCGCAAATTGTTATTCACTTCACTCCTTCAGTCATTTTGTCTACGTCTTATTTCTCTATCCCATTAATTAAGaaactatcacacacacacacacacacacacacacacacacacacacacacacacacacacacacacacacacactattatgaTGAATATTTCACTCACAAAACTAGTTCCTTAAATAATACACCATTTTATCAAAGTTTCCCTTTCACTTTACCTTCcactaaaattaaataaataaataacacctaAGCCATTATCAACATAGCCAAGAGTGAAGCAAACTCACTATATAtaccaaataaaaaacaattacTGAAATAACCCACCCATATATTTACGTTTCCCTTTGAAGTGTAAAAAATCGCCCGTTTTCTCTCGGCGTCCCCCTCTCCAATGCacactgaaataataataatggtcccTCCACAAGCACAGTTACTCCGGCTAGCCAAGGACGTGCAGACAAACCCTTGAAGTGCATACTGGGAGCACGCACAGAGGTCAAcaaagcacatacacacacacgtatacacacacacggacacacgcacacacacatacgaccTTCAGAGCACTGCAAAGACACACGTAGCAGAACCGACACCAGAAACACACACTCTAGCTCCTATTCCGTGGTGTTCCTCCCGTTCCCTGACCCTGTGGTGGTTGTGAAGGCGTCAGGCAGAGCGTATTAGTAGCCTGTGTGTGGCAGCGCTAGGCAGAAGTGTTTGCTAACTCGTATTATGCGTGTTGTGTAAGCCGTGTTTCTGGCCAATGTTCCTGTGTTGTTCCCCACCCTCCGTGCCTCCTACGGTTCGCAATGACAGCTATAGGCCGCATTGAAGGGTACGTTAGCTTCTAAATACACTTATACCTTcttaaaatgcatgtttttgccACTCTATAGTGTTATGAAAGATCTTACACTACCCTGTTTTTTGTATCCCATCCCGTTAGCAAGGCTGAGAGGTATCGGTAGGAAATGTAATATGTCCGTGTTTCCTTCCTCATTGTGGTGCTAATGGTATCGTGAGGGTAGTGGGTAAGGAAGAGGCCAGGTAATATTACAATGGGTACTTTTCCTGTTCACAGTATCGGGGTTGTGGTGATGCGGTGCCAGGTAAACAAAAGTGCTCGCCATCTGTTGAGAGACTGGCTAACTAGGAGTGCGTTTGGAAGGGTGACTTATGTAATTGGTGCATCATGAttgattatttgtttgttacttattttattttgattaatttacttatCAAGTGATTtatacaactattactactatcactaccctTCTACGTACTACTAGTGTTATTAccactttattattatcattattactattattacatttaaaatctttaaccttttttttttcatcccataTAACCTTGTTCTGACACCTTTAAATCGACTAAAACAGTTTTACGtactgaaaaaaactcaaatctGAACCTTTTCTCAACCTTATGACCATGTGTGCTCTAACTTAACcccaggacaaaaaaaaagaagaacctGATTTAAGGCCCTTTCACACATACAAACACCTGTATCGAAGGTGAACTCCTTAAGCCATTAACTATATTGCCTTGCACTGAGCCTTGCCAGAGAATGCAGATTTTAATGCTTGAAGGTACCCTTGAAAGTGAGCACTGTATTGTTAAACGTTTCCGTGCTTCGTGTTTGCACGCTTTGAACACGCTCTAATGAATGGTATTGTTGCtttcaagggtgtgtgtgtgtgtgtgtgtgtgtgtgtgtgtgtgtgtgtgctgcaatggatgctattttttttttttttcatcgtagtcttttcaagttttttttttttctatttatgattctagtggtagtgTAACAACATATCAACATcatcaatgaaaaagaaaaaaaatacttgagaaCAAACATCGTAGccttgagttttctttttttttgacttattaatttttattcatttattttatttcatttatttatttttattatttttatttatttatttatttattttatttatttttttttttttaccatagtGAAGCCTAGTAAAACTGAATGAATCCACCTATCAGCAAGTGGTGCCATCTATGTTGCAGGCGAGGCGAGGTTACCCAGAACCCAATAGTAGTGGTATAGACTTCCTGCTATTCtgaccatttatttattaatttatttgcatGAGTGAAGGtcggtctgagagagagagagagagagagagagagagagagagagagagagagagagagagagagagagagagagagagagaatgcttatTACGTGCCATTCTTTTCGTCATTTCTGCAAAAACTGATAAACAACTAAACATAATTACATACTTCCTTATATTTCTACTCAAGTATTCATTATCAAGTATTTTATCTCTGCAAGTATTATTTTCTacgcggctctctctctctctctctctctctctctctctctctctctctctctctctctctctcttagcaacaCATATCCAGTTTTCATTAACATTTGTAAGTACAGGGTCTTCTAATTCAGTCCACAGACGGCCTATTGACCGCACGCCCTTGAATAAGTTGTGGGCGGACGGGTATgcgaggagaaacactcattaataaacaaacaggattatggctaaaaaaaagtgtggaggAGAGTGCATGCCTTAGATAATGCAAGGCACACGCATGCACAGAGGCAgtaacaaaaagtaaataaacaaggtTAGATTCGTAAATGATGATAAGTTGCTGAATGACAAGGCgaaagcagcagtagtagtagtagtagtagtagtagtaatcatatAAACTTGACATTCAAATtgtacaataacaaacaaaaaaaaacaaataaaaaataacaaaaaaactgaGGTCACACAGTAATAATGAGAGGAGCTAAGTCAGCAGCGCTATGTTAATTAATAGCGTAAATAGAGAGTAAGCTAGATTGACTTACTGGTGACGATGGCAGATTATAAGTCCCCAGTGATAAGAATCCTTTTGCAATCTCCTTATCTTGTTTCTTATCTTCTAACCTCTAATAAGCACAAAAAAATTGAGGTATTTTCATCTTGCCTTCGTTGCCGCGTCTTGTTAAGTGCGTAGCGAGGGTAGAGGCATTCAGCAGGTCTTGTCTAAGGGCTGCCGTCTGCTCGTCctaggggtgaaaaaaaaaaaggaacaggatAATAATAACGGTGGTGGTAACtgaagtggtagtggtagtggtgggaggaggaacaaacacgTCTGTAGTTACCTAATATTtatcgaatttttttttattatagtagtagtggtaataatagtagtagtagtagtagtagtagtagtagtatagcagtGACATCCAAAactaaattaaacaaaacaaatccatccctttcattaaaaaaaaaataaaaaaaataaataaaaataagttcaCAAAATTCTGCAGTTTTGAAATGATCACAGTAAACATCAGCTAATGACATCCCGAGGAAACTGGTTCTCAGCTGTCAGGAAACTGGTTCTCACAGACAGATGGAACCCCCAGTACTCAGGTTGCTGGTGCTGCATCAACACCAACCTTTAAAAGTGGATTAGACAAATGTGGATAGAGATGAcgggtggaaataggtagactTGCTTAATACAAGAACTGCCATATGTAGCCCTAATGGCTTTTTGTTaattcccttatttcttgtttttaatctttccattctttcatctATCAGTCTAGCCATGTACCAATACTAAGGTCAGCATATCCCTTTACTGAACTTAActtgcccctccctctctctacaaACTAAAAAGTGGTACTAAGGTTAATATATCACTGTCTTTACAAACTACCAGGGTACTTAATCTAATACATCTTTACCTTCCAGAATGGGCAGCTTTACATCAAAGCCGCAAGTTGAGAAGGTTGAGTGTGCAGAGGATAAGGTTGGAGTGCCTGACGGGGTGGCAGCCGGCAGAGCACTGTTGCAATGGGTGAGGGAGCCCATTGCACacctccccccactcctcccACGCCTCTATCGGACACCTCCACTCCCCTCCATCCCTAACGCCTCCCTGCCCAGCCCCACACAGGCACCCCTTCCTCCGCCCTCCAACCCTTCTTCCTTCAGAGTGATGCAGTGGAATATCTTGGCTCAAggttagtttgttgttgttgttgtagtagttgtagttgtagtgatggtggtggtgggaaaaggaggaatggatatgatgataatgaagagatgagaggaaagagataggaggaggaagagatgagagacaaggagaggataGATAagaaagtagtagaagtagtagtagtttatccATTTCCCTCACTATCTCCACCTCACTATCCACCTCTCTACTTTCTCAGCCTTGGGAACACACGCTGACAACTTCGCCCAGTGTCCGAGGGAGGCACTGGAATGGGACACTCGCAAATTCCGCATTCTAGAAGAGGTCTTGACACACCTGCCCCACGTCCTCTGTCTACAGGTGAGTCTCCTGATTACTGATGCCCCAGGTGAAGTGCAGGTGTGAGGCTGAGATAGTTCAGGCTAAGACTGAAACCAAACCAACTCAAActcaaaccaagcctaaccaAGCCATGTTTCCTGCAGGAGGTGGACCACTTCGGGTATCTGGAGAAGGTACTGGCCAGGCAGGGGTACCGGGGGGTGTTCATGCCCAAGCCAGACTCCCCGTGCCTCTACCTGCCCAACAACAATGGACCAGATGGGTGTGCAATCTTCTGGGACGACAACAAGTTCGAACTGGTGAAGAAAGAGTCACGTGTGGTGGAAGTGTGGCATGTTCAGAgcaaccaggtgtgtgtgtgtgtgtgtgtgtgtgtgtgtgtgtgtgtataatatttttcataatttttaattttactAATCAGACCCACAATGCATTCCTAAACTATTCATCATTCCTAACCATTCCTTCCCATCACCAGCTTGCCATACATTCATAACCTTCCCCATCACCAGACTGCCACACATTCATAACCTCACATTACCAAGTTGCCAGAGTCCTAAccatccctccccatcaccAGGTTGCCAGAGTCCTAACCATCTCTCCCTATCACCAGGTTGCCAAAGTCCTAACCATTCCTCCCCCATCAccaggtaccaaaatcctaaccATATCTCCCCATCACCAGGTTACCAGAGTCCTAAccatccctccccatcaccAGGTTGCCAGAGTCCTAACCATCTCTCCCCATCACCAGGTTGCCATTCTGCTGGTGCTGGAGGAGCGAAGCAGTGGGCGGCGCCTGTTGGTGCTCACCACACACCTCAAGGCCAGGCAGGGCGcgctcctcgcctccctccgcAACGAGCAAGGCAAggacctcctctccttcctgaacACCCACCGCAGCAACGAGCCGACAATAGTGTGTGGGGACTTCAACGCCGAGCCAACTGAGCCTGTCTACTCCACCATGACGGAAGCATCCACTCGGCTACGGTCCTCGTATGCCTACCTCAATGGTGGGTCTGAGCCAGACTACTCCACATGGAAGGTCCGCGGGGATGTGGACTGCTGCCACAACATTGACTACATCTTCTACACGCCAGAGTCGCTTCAGGTCACCGGTGGAGTGGACGTGCCCACAGAGGAGGACCTGGGTCCTGGTCGCGCCCCCTGCCTTGCATACCCCTCTGACCATTTCTCCTTGATCTGTGACTTGTCCTTCTCCGACGCAGACACACAGATGCCTCTGCCCACGCGCTCAGCCAATCACATGCACGCCAAGCCGGAGAGCAGTCGATAACCGCTTGTCCAGATGGCTGGGATGGCGTGACAAGCGCTGACGGTGACACACTTGCACCTCTGGCCCAGCACGCTGCCGGCACACCTGAGCCTTCACCTGTAGCAGTCCCGACGCAACGGGAGGCAGGACCACATGCACTGCGCTGCCATGCACTAGGATCCCTCAGGTGTGGAGGATCAAGTAGTAGTTTTTGCACACATAGACGACCAAGATACCTTCATGGGGGATTGAAACACCCTTACAAAGGATCAGAACACCTTTAAGAGGATTAAAATACCCTCAAATAAGGTAAATAAACTCAATAAAAGCATCAAGATAAGGATCTGCACCCTTAAACATTTCAGCATCTTGTCTCCACGGCTTTCAACAGGCTACTGAGGAAATTGCCAAGATTCtcagggtgttttcataatccTAGTGGTGACTCAAGAAAATAAATTgccaatggaaaaaaaaaacactcttgagaacaagTAATTTATGAGGTGTttgaaagaagtgagagaacaAGATGCTGCAAAACACAGGCCTTGGTCCACTTTATCACACCAGGAGCAGGGAGCAGTGGGGCATTGGTAGTTGCtgtgtgatgtgctgtggtgtgcTTGACGGTCTGGCCGGCTGTCCGTGCTGTAAAGTGATGTGTAATTGATGCTGCATGCCTCAAAGCATGCAGTGTCTGTGGTGATGAAGTACAACAATGCAAATATACAAATCCTTCGCTGGCATTCAATCTATGGCTGTCTGTGTGGCAATGTGACGAGGAGTGATGCCACGTGACTCAGAGCACGTGGTGTCCTTGTGGTGATGAAGTACAACAGTGAAAACATACAAATCCTTCACTCAGCATTCAATCTGTGGCTGTctgtgtggtgatgtgatgaGGAGTGATGCCACGTGACTCAAGTACAAGGGAAAGATACAAATTCGTCACTCAGTTTACGTTCAGGTAACAAGTCAATGCTTCTGTTATTTTCTCAGTAAGGAGACAAAATGAAGCCACTGTActgttattttctctcactAGTTGACTGGTTCTCCCTTACAGAAGTTCTCATTCTCTGTAAAAGCTTCTCTGTGTCTGAAGGAGGCCAGCTAAGGGCACAACAGAAGGGAAAATGACAGAATTGCTAATACTTGCTAAAACTTCTATTTAAACAAAGTACGCAAAGATTTTTCAGTAATGGTTCTACCCCATGATGAACTCTCTAACTAACCTAATGACTAAATCTAACATAATTAGATTTATGTGAATTCTACAAACAATAAGCATTTCCCAGTGAAGTCTCTTAAACTGCTTCCTAAAATGGTAAATTGCTAACCTTCCCCCATTATCATAAACTCCTAACTTAATTTTATCTTGGGGAACAATGTCTATTTCACCTACAGCAATTCCTCACTTTGATAGTCTTAACCTAATTTGTTGCAGAGAAATCACTTTATATCACAACAAACTGGGTGCTAATCTACTTCATCTTGTGGGAAACTCCTTGTATTTAACCTCCAGTAATCCCTACCAAGTAAATGCCTGACCAAACTCAACTTTTAATTCACGCGAGGAAAGACTGCGAGGAAAACCTGTACTAGAACGTTCAATAGGGAAATAAACACTGAGGAAACTTAagggaaatataataacatacTTGCTTTGACCTCAGCACTCCTAACACCTTTCCTTATCAATCTATCTCTTACCCAATACTCAGTTACCTTAAGTCTGTGAGAGGGGGAGCATGGCCATTTCCAAGTGACATTATGGTTGTGTTTGTGTAAGAAAGGTGATTCAGGTCCCACAAATCTGGATGTAGTTTCCATGTCCTGGCCTACAAATAAATGTGGCTTCTACCTTTAGCCTGTGTACAGCTGTCCAAGGAAGTGATGTCATGTTCCAgaaagtgttttgggtgtagaGCAACTAacagggaaacaaagaaaattgtCTTCTCCAAAATATTTCAGGCAACAAAAGTAACTCATTTTCCACtaaatacagaagaaaatacagtaaataaatgaatgaatgaatgataaaatactcattcaacaaaaagtttcagaaaaaaagaaaactctatCTTGGCTATTACAAAACTCAACAACAAACAACCAAGGCAACGTATTCACTTCCACACAGTCTAAAGGCAAAACAGAATGGCCTTTCTGACATCACCCTTAGGCAGCACCCACAGCCCACACCCAATACACCCACACCTACACAGTGACTAGCAGCTTATTACACCCAGTTTCCTTAAGTCTACTAGGGCTAGGATGGCACCTCTTATGCAGTCACTATGAGCTTCAGTTAAATAGGAGGCTGCATTTTAGTTACACTGCAAGGTTAAGTAAATCAATGATGTATTTATGCATTACATCAAGCAATGCTATCAGAGGAAGGGGACAGTCTTGGGACCACCTTTCGAAACCCACACGCAGAGTTACTTTTGAAAATTTCTATATTTAAACTAGCACTAATTGTTAGCATATGATAAACTTAAATGCAAAATTTGTGAAGGGGATGAAATAAATGTAGTAATGATTGTAATAAACAGGGAAAG comes from the Scylla paramamosain isolate STU-SP2022 chromosome 45, ASM3559412v1, whole genome shotgun sequence genome and includes:
- the LOC135094353 gene encoding nocturnin-like isoform X2, with the protein product MTAIGRIEGMGSFTSKPQVEKVECAEDKVGVPDGVAAGRALLQWVREPIAHLPPLLPRLYRTPPLPSIPNASLPSPTQAPLPPPSNPSSFRVMQWNILAQALGTHADNFAQCPREALEWDTRKFRILEEVLTHLPHVLCLQEVDHFGYLEKVLARQGYRGVFMPKPDSPCLYLPNNNGPDGCAIFWDDNKFELVKKESRVVEVWHVQSNQVAILLVLEERSSGRRLLVLTTHLKARQGALLASLRNEQGKDLLSFLNTHRSNEPTIVCGDFNAEPTEPVYSTMTEASTRLRSSYAYLNGGSEPDYSTWKVRGDVDCCHNIDYIFYTPESLQVTGGVDVPTEEDLGPGRAPCLAYPSDHFSLICDLSFSDADTQMPLPTRSANHMHAKPESSR
- the LOC135094353 gene encoding nocturnin-like isoform X1, translated to MQSLQELRESLEMAEHLARLSLTSGSDRDDATKPPAASFKPYVPPKQLLLYLVRMGSFTSKPQVEKVECAEDKVGVPDGVAAGRALLQWVREPIAHLPPLLPRLYRTPPLPSIPNASLPSPTQAPLPPPSNPSSFRVMQWNILAQALGTHADNFAQCPREALEWDTRKFRILEEVLTHLPHVLCLQEVDHFGYLEKVLARQGYRGVFMPKPDSPCLYLPNNNGPDGCAIFWDDNKFELVKKESRVVEVWHVQSNQVAILLVLEERSSGRRLLVLTTHLKARQGALLASLRNEQGKDLLSFLNTHRSNEPTIVCGDFNAEPTEPVYSTMTEASTRLRSSYAYLNGGSEPDYSTWKVRGDVDCCHNIDYIFYTPESLQVTGGVDVPTEEDLGPGRAPCLAYPSDHFSLICDLSFSDADTQMPLPTRSANHMHAKPESSR